In Microbacterium cremeum, a genomic segment contains:
- a CDS encoding CDP-glycerol glycerophosphotransferase family protein, which translates to MTEARLTTDGGAALVLSGSGERPASVEVVGPRARSTATLTGRGKTWRAVVPLRAARWGGPDLPLPSGSYEVRIAEAEARGIRPPDAIPLTQLGTLRAQLDGWTLVIGPPMDPAYDSGEGQDALERRYATRPTGFENAVFFESFYGRNASCNPLAIDRELSRRLPGVTRYWSVVDLSVAVPEGAVPVVEGSPEWWRARGAARLLVVNDWLRRRFVRRRGQVVLQTWHGTPLKRLALHRPGFDPRRAVAVIRESRRWNILLAQNPYAATILGKAYAFLTRPIWVEGYPRNDVLTTGDGTATRHALGIRPGERVLLYAPTWRDDRDQIVDFVDPVRLAAATDSVVLVRGHSRTLLPGKDAEGPRVIDVTGFPDTSQLLLVADALITDYSSVMFDFSVTGKPMYFLVPDMEHFRGELRGFYFDLAAHAPGPVVRSEQELVRAIAEPDPDAHAAKYAAWRARFNARDDGRAAERVVARLLDQGFVGAG; encoded by the coding sequence ATGACCGAGGCGCGCTTGACGACCGACGGGGGAGCAGCGCTGGTACTCAGCGGCTCCGGCGAGCGTCCCGCTTCGGTCGAAGTCGTCGGTCCGCGTGCCCGCAGCACGGCGACGCTCACCGGCCGGGGCAAGACGTGGCGCGCCGTCGTGCCGCTGCGCGCCGCCCGCTGGGGCGGGCCGGACCTTCCGCTTCCCAGCGGGTCGTACGAGGTGCGCATCGCGGAGGCCGAGGCGCGTGGCATCCGTCCGCCCGACGCCATTCCGCTGACGCAGCTGGGCACACTGCGCGCACAGCTGGACGGCTGGACCCTGGTCATCGGTCCGCCGATGGACCCTGCGTACGACTCGGGGGAGGGCCAGGACGCGCTCGAGCGGCGATACGCGACGCGGCCGACGGGATTCGAGAACGCGGTGTTCTTCGAGAGCTTCTACGGCCGCAACGCCAGCTGCAACCCGCTTGCGATCGATCGGGAGCTGTCGCGGCGTCTCCCGGGAGTGACGCGCTACTGGAGCGTGGTCGACCTGTCGGTCGCGGTGCCCGAGGGTGCCGTCCCGGTGGTCGAGGGCAGCCCGGAGTGGTGGCGCGCCCGGGGGGCGGCCCGGCTGCTGGTCGTGAACGACTGGCTTCGGCGTCGATTCGTGCGGCGCCGCGGGCAGGTCGTGCTGCAGACGTGGCACGGCACGCCGCTCAAGCGCCTCGCGCTGCACCGGCCGGGTTTCGATCCGCGCCGCGCGGTCGCCGTCATCCGCGAGTCGCGCCGGTGGAACATCCTCCTCGCCCAGAACCCGTACGCCGCGACGATCCTCGGCAAGGCCTACGCGTTCCTCACCCGGCCGATCTGGGTCGAGGGGTATCCGCGCAACGACGTGCTCACGACCGGCGACGGCACGGCCACACGGCACGCGCTCGGCATCCGTCCGGGGGAGCGCGTGCTGCTGTACGCGCCGACGTGGCGCGACGACCGGGACCAGATCGTCGACTTCGTCGACCCGGTGCGGCTGGCGGCCGCGACCGACTCGGTCGTGCTCGTGCGCGGGCACTCGCGGACCCTGCTTCCGGGGAAGGACGCCGAGGGCCCCCGCGTCATCGACGTCACCGGCTTCCCCGACACGTCGCAGCTGCTGCTGGTCGCCGACGCCCTCATCACCGACTACTCGTCGGTCATGTTCGACTTCTCGGTGACCGGCAAGCCGATGTACTTCCTGGTGCCCGACATGGAGCATTTCCGCGGCGAGCTGCGCGGCTTCTACTTCGATCTGGCCGCGCACGCGCCGGGTCCGGTGGTGCGGTCGGAGCAGGAGCTGGTGCGCGCGATCGCCGAGCCCGATCCCGACGCCCACGCCGCGAAGTACGCGGCCTGGCGCGCGAGGTTCAACGCGCGCGACGACGGGCGCGCCGCCGAGCGCGTGGTCGCACGCCTCCTCGACCAGGGCTTCGTCGGCGCCGGCTGA
- a CDS encoding glycosyltransferase: protein MPVLNEHGYLRRAVETVLAQDVDGPTELILALGPSTDGTSELARELARTDERLVLVDNPAADIPVGLNLAIRTARHPTIVRVDAHSELDPSYTRRALATLDRVRAANVGGVMRAEGRTPFQRAVARAYNSPIGLGGGAYHGGTQEGEAESAYLGVMRRAVLDEVGLFDETIRRGEDWELNLRIRRAGYLVWFDPTLDVTYWPRESWTRLVRQFSATGRWRGELVRRFGRGNSLRFFAPPALVLAIAASIIVGVLQLAGVLQGWWAVAASVVYVPVLAYAVLVIGVAIGRGGGHGWRDKLWTAAVLPTMHLAWGWGFLVGVVRGAHDTVDTSRLGSRNTPLP from the coding sequence ATGCCTGTCCTCAACGAGCACGGCTACCTGCGCCGAGCCGTCGAGACGGTTCTCGCGCAGGACGTCGACGGACCGACCGAGCTCATCCTCGCACTCGGACCCTCGACCGATGGCACGAGCGAGCTGGCGCGAGAGCTCGCCCGCACCGATGAGCGCCTCGTCCTGGTCGACAACCCGGCGGCCGACATCCCGGTCGGCCTCAACCTGGCGATCCGGACCGCGCGCCACCCCACCATCGTGCGGGTCGACGCCCACTCCGAGCTCGACCCCTCGTACACGCGCCGCGCCCTCGCGACGCTCGATCGCGTGCGCGCGGCCAACGTGGGCGGCGTCATGCGCGCCGAGGGCCGCACGCCCTTCCAGCGGGCGGTCGCGCGCGCCTACAACTCCCCCATCGGCCTCGGAGGAGGCGCCTATCACGGCGGCACGCAGGAGGGTGAGGCCGAGTCGGCGTACCTCGGCGTGATGCGCCGCGCGGTCCTGGACGAGGTGGGATTGTTCGACGAGACGATCCGCCGCGGCGAGGACTGGGAGCTGAACCTGCGCATCCGTCGCGCCGGGTACCTCGTGTGGTTCGACCCGACGCTCGATGTCACCTACTGGCCGCGCGAGAGCTGGACGCGCCTGGTGCGGCAGTTCTCGGCGACCGGCCGGTGGCGCGGCGAGCTCGTGCGCCGGTTCGGGCGCGGCAACTCGCTGCGCTTCTTCGCGCCGCCCGCGCTCGTGCTCGCCATCGCCGCGTCGATCATCGTCGGAGTGCTGCAGCTGGCCGGTGTGCTGCAGGGCTGGTGGGCGGTCGCGGCATCCGTCGTCTACGTGCCGGTGCTCGCCTACGCGGTGCTCGTCATCGGGGTCGCGATCGGGCGGGGCGGCGGCCACGGATGGCGAGACAAGCTGTGGACCGCCGCGGTGCTGCCCACGATGCACCTCGCGTGGGGCTGGGGGTTCCTGGTCGGTGTCGTCCGCGGCGCGCACGACACCGTCGACACCTCGCGGCTCGGCAGCCGCAACACGCCGCTGCCGTAG
- a CDS encoding CDP-glycerol glycerophosphotransferase family protein, whose product MGLVSDAKKAVALVRRAVLNRSAVIEVRRALAQRPPHPSFHYRVAVYFADGDVNMYQMRQWYKPLAELSKTWPVVVLSRAATGARALLAEEAPPVAFVPTVRDLERFIATQDIRVVLYVNQNTRNFQMFRYGRRWHVFINHGESDKMYMTTNQYKAYDYALVAGDAARERLSRVLWDYDIDHRTIPIGRPQADHYSGTLPYPPDDRTVVLYAPTWEGDRPSAHYGSVASHGEALVSALLATGRHRVIYRPHPRSGVVDAEYGAANRRIIAAIAAANAADPAARHVYDHAPDLGWQLSAADVAIVDISAMVYDRLAADRPLLITRPADPAAAIDTHGYLSACEWLDASSAPDIVAETDRVLGDPEAVARLERWVSHYFGDTSPGAATARFHAAIERLMREWDEWYARTSQGEAEEEPEEEADLDDES is encoded by the coding sequence GTGGGTCTCGTCTCGGATGCCAAGAAGGCGGTCGCGCTCGTCCGCAGAGCCGTGCTCAACCGCTCGGCCGTCATCGAGGTGCGGCGCGCGCTCGCGCAGCGCCCGCCGCATCCGTCGTTCCACTACCGCGTCGCCGTGTACTTCGCCGACGGTGACGTCAACATGTACCAGATGCGGCAGTGGTACAAGCCGCTCGCCGAACTGTCCAAGACCTGGCCGGTCGTCGTTCTGAGCCGCGCCGCGACGGGTGCCCGCGCACTCCTCGCCGAGGAGGCGCCGCCGGTCGCGTTCGTGCCCACCGTGCGCGACCTCGAGCGCTTCATCGCGACGCAGGACATCCGTGTGGTGCTGTACGTGAACCAGAACACGCGGAACTTCCAGATGTTCCGCTACGGCCGCCGCTGGCACGTGTTCATCAACCACGGCGAGTCCGACAAGATGTACATGACCACGAACCAGTACAAGGCGTACGACTACGCCCTGGTCGCCGGGGACGCGGCGCGCGAGCGCCTTTCTCGGGTGCTGTGGGACTACGACATCGATCACCGGACGATCCCGATCGGGCGTCCGCAAGCGGACCACTACTCGGGAACGCTGCCCTACCCGCCCGACGATCGCACGGTCGTGCTGTACGCGCCCACCTGGGAGGGCGACCGCCCGTCCGCGCATTACGGCTCGGTGGCGTCGCACGGCGAGGCACTCGTGTCGGCGCTGCTCGCGACCGGCCGCCATCGCGTGATCTACCGGCCGCACCCGCGGTCGGGAGTGGTCGACGCGGAGTACGGCGCCGCCAACCGGCGCATCATCGCGGCGATCGCTGCGGCCAACGCCGCGGATCCGGCCGCGCGGCACGTGTACGATCACGCGCCGGACCTCGGCTGGCAGCTGTCGGCGGCGGATGTCGCGATCGTCGACATCTCGGCGATGGTCTACGACCGGCTCGCGGCCGACAGGCCGCTCCTGATCACGCGGCCGGCCGACCCGGCGGCGGCGATCGACACCCACGGGTACCTGTCGGCGTGCGAATGGCTCGACGCGTCGTCGGCCCCCGACATCGTCGCCGAGACCGACCGCGTGCTCGGCGACCCGGAAGCCGTCGCGCGTCTCGAACGCTGGGTGTCGCACTACTTCGGCGACACGTCGCCCGGAGCGGCGACGGCCCGTTTCCACGCCGCGATCGAGCGCCTCATGCGCGAATGGGACGAGTGGTATGCGCGCACGTCTCAGGGCGAGGCCGAGGAGGAGCCCGAAGAAGAGGCCGACCTCGACGACGAGTCGTGA
- a CDS encoding maltokinase N-terminal cap-like domain-containing protein, which translates to MDSTLACLAAWMPRQRWYAAKARPPSLRLVSWWELPPPTDADTAADEAAGPSANSDARIRTYLVADEGSLPAVLYQIPVVARATETVTADPDHVIGSPEPGTTFIDGPFDPAYASALLRLVAGGGTAQGPQTRVAGHPAAGAAPGDVATSRVVTGEQSNTSLIYEGGGMPVICKVYRQVHPGLNPDIELQLALAEAGSSRVPEPVGWVEGIWPDLETTHGSVRGSLAFAQQFLPDVEDAWRVALLAAARGDDFRAQARALGSATADVHLALAGCFPTRAATTHDREATASTWARRLAIAMAEVPEISERRAAAEAVYRRALEVSWPPLQRIHGDYHLGQVIQAPGRGWVLLDFEGEPLRPMIERTQPDLALRDVAGMLRSFDYVTGSLRLDDPDRSPGAVRSWARDARQAFVEGYADVSGGDLDPRHPLLAALELDKAVYEAIYESRNRPTWVSIPLAAISRLVERPAAVA; encoded by the coding sequence ATGGACAGCACCCTGGCGTGCCTGGCGGCGTGGATGCCGCGGCAGCGGTGGTACGCCGCGAAGGCGCGCCCACCGAGCCTGCGCCTCGTGTCGTGGTGGGAGCTGCCGCCCCCGACGGACGCCGACACGGCGGCCGACGAAGCTGCCGGCCCGTCGGCGAATTCCGATGCGCGCATACGCACCTACCTGGTCGCCGACGAAGGCTCCCTGCCGGCGGTGCTCTACCAGATCCCCGTCGTCGCGCGCGCGACCGAGACGGTCACCGCCGACCCCGACCATGTCATCGGCAGCCCGGAGCCCGGAACGACGTTCATCGACGGTCCGTTCGACCCCGCCTATGCGAGCGCGCTCCTGCGGCTGGTCGCGGGCGGCGGCACGGCGCAGGGGCCGCAGACCCGGGTCGCCGGTCATCCGGCCGCCGGCGCAGCGCCGGGCGACGTGGCGACCTCCCGTGTCGTCACGGGCGAGCAGTCCAACACCTCGCTGATCTACGAGGGCGGCGGAATGCCGGTCATCTGCAAGGTGTATCGGCAGGTGCATCCCGGACTCAATCCTGACATCGAGCTGCAGCTCGCCCTGGCTGAGGCGGGCTCGTCGCGCGTGCCGGAGCCGGTGGGGTGGGTGGAGGGCATCTGGCCGGATCTCGAGACCACCCACGGCTCAGTCCGCGGTTCGCTCGCGTTCGCGCAGCAGTTCCTCCCGGATGTCGAGGACGCGTGGCGTGTCGCCCTCCTCGCCGCAGCGCGCGGCGACGATTTCCGCGCCCAGGCTCGCGCGCTCGGAAGCGCCACCGCCGACGTGCATCTGGCGCTGGCCGGGTGCTTCCCCACACGCGCCGCCACCACGCACGACCGTGAAGCCACGGCGTCGACGTGGGCTCGCCGCCTGGCGATCGCGATGGCCGAGGTGCCCGAGATCTCGGAGCGGCGGGCCGCCGCCGAGGCGGTGTACCGGCGCGCGCTGGAGGTCTCGTGGCCGCCGCTGCAGCGCATCCACGGCGACTACCACCTCGGCCAGGTCATCCAGGCTCCCGGCCGCGGCTGGGTGCTGCTCGACTTCGAGGGTGAACCGCTGCGGCCCATGATCGAGCGGACGCAGCCCGACCTGGCCCTGCGCGACGTGGCCGGCATGCTGCGGTCGTTCGACTACGTGACGGGCTCGCTGCGCCTCGATGATCCCGACCGCTCCCCCGGGGCGGTTCGCAGCTGGGCACGCGACGCCCGCCAGGCGTTCGTCGAGGGATACGCCGACGTCTCCGGCGGCGACCTCGATCCGAGGCATCCGCTGCTGGCCGCCCTCGAACTCGACAAGGCCGTGTACGAGGCGATCTACGAGTCCCGCAACCGCCCCACCTGGGTGTCGATCCCGCTCGCCGCCATCTCGCGCCTGGTCGAGCGGCCCGCGGCGGTCGCCTGA
- a CDS encoding HNH endonuclease signature motif containing protein → MPADPAFDPTSAFAAAGRLVDGFETGRRARAAADAAEIRLLADAAAAVSTPAHASIEHRRRSELARRALVSDLATSSRVSERTIIRLLSESADLCARFAPAVEALERGDLSRQHLAVIHDIGDPIDDDQARDRFVRIAVDRAATLTPGRLAPVLKVIAERFVERSLEERHAAAVARRDVRVIDQADGLATLELTHEAALIHGIHDRLTAQAHSVVAARVPGTGTDADADTGTDTEADTATEFGTSGETEGAETEGAEPVDERTMDQLRADIATDLLLTAGPDDCVAGTGLDAIRATVQVTVPVLTMTGASTEPALLAGYGPIDTETARALAAGAPGWERVMTSPVTGAVLCVDRYRPGPALDRFLAARDERCRFPGCRMPVWRCDVDHTVGAAQGGPTHHANLAHLCRRHHVLKTVEAWTVAQTAPGVLVWTSTSGRKHTDRPDPVVRFLTDPEILDRRRVMKEPWLFAPEDPPGTSPPF, encoded by the coding sequence ATGCCTGCCGATCCTGCGTTCGACCCGACGTCCGCTTTCGCGGCTGCGGGCCGGCTGGTGGACGGGTTCGAGACGGGGCGGCGCGCCCGTGCAGCGGCCGATGCTGCCGAGATCCGGTTGCTGGCGGATGCCGCAGCCGCGGTGTCCACGCCGGCCCACGCGAGTATCGAGCATCGGCGCCGGTCCGAACTGGCGCGGCGGGCGCTGGTGTCCGACCTCGCGACGTCGAGCCGGGTGTCGGAGCGGACGATCATCCGGCTGCTGTCGGAGTCGGCCGATCTGTGTGCGCGATTCGCGCCGGCGGTCGAGGCATTGGAGCGCGGCGACCTCTCGCGCCAGCACCTCGCGGTGATCCACGACATCGGAGACCCGATCGACGACGATCAAGCCCGCGACCGGTTCGTGAGGATCGCCGTGGACCGCGCGGCCACGCTCACGCCGGGAAGGCTCGCGCCGGTACTGAAGGTGATCGCCGAGCGATTCGTGGAGCGGTCCCTCGAGGAGCGACACGCCGCCGCGGTCGCGCGTCGCGACGTCCGTGTGATCGACCAGGCGGACGGCCTCGCGACCCTCGAGCTCACCCACGAGGCCGCCTTGATCCACGGCATCCATGACCGGCTCACCGCGCAAGCCCACTCGGTCGTCGCAGCGCGAGTCCCCGGCACCGGCACAGACGCCGACGCAGACACAGGCACCGACACCGAGGCCGACACCGCCACCGAGTTCGGCACGAGCGGCGAGACCGAGGGCGCCGAGACAGAGGGCGCCGAGCCCGTGGACGAACGGACGATGGATCAGCTGCGCGCCGACATCGCCACCGACCTGCTCCTGACCGCCGGTCCCGACGACTGCGTCGCCGGCACCGGACTGGACGCCATCCGCGCCACCGTGCAGGTCACGGTGCCCGTGCTCACGATGACCGGCGCCTCCACCGAACCCGCACTCCTGGCCGGCTACGGCCCCATCGACACCGAGACCGCTCGGGCGCTCGCGGCGGGCGCACCCGGGTGGGAACGCGTCATGACCTCCCCCGTCACCGGCGCGGTCCTCTGTGTCGACCGCTACCGCCCGGGCCCCGCCCTCGACCGGTTCCTCGCCGCCCGCGACGAGCGATGCCGGTTCCCCGGCTGCCGGATGCCGGTCTGGCGATGCGACGTGGATCACACTGTCGGTGCGGCCCAAGGCGGCCCCACCCACCACGCGAACCTCGCGCACCTCTGCCGACGTCACCACGTGCTCAAAACCGTCGAGGCGTGGACGGTCGCGCAGACCGCTCCCGGTGTCCTGGTGTGGACGAGCACCTCAGGCCGAAAGCACACCGACCGTCCCGATCCGGTCGTTCGATTCCTCACCGACCCCGAGATCCTCGATCGGCGCCGAGTCATGAAGGAACCGTGGCTGTTCGCCCCCGAAGACCCTCCCGGCACCAGCCCGCCCTTCTGA
- a CDS encoding NTP transferase domain-containing protein, whose translation MTLQTVILAAGMGSRLGRSLPKPLTELSDGRSIMQQQHDNIRAAFGDDARITTVVGYRAETIVEAFPDVSYVYNDRYDQTNTSKSLLRALANTGKGGVLWMNGDVVFDPRVLGRAIELIERDQSFVTVNTSKVSDEEVKYTVTPGGHIKELSKTVKGGIGEAVGINYISSRDKKAFMRQLTRVDDQDYFERGLELAIAEDGLLLEPLDISDLYAVEVDFAEDLERANLFV comes from the coding sequence TTGACCCTTCAGACCGTCATCCTCGCGGCCGGAATGGGCTCGCGGCTGGGCCGTAGCCTCCCCAAGCCCTTGACCGAGCTCAGCGACGGCCGCAGCATCATGCAGCAGCAGCACGACAACATCCGTGCGGCGTTCGGCGACGACGCCCGCATCACCACCGTGGTGGGCTACCGCGCCGAGACGATCGTGGAGGCCTTCCCCGACGTCAGTTACGTCTACAACGACCGCTACGACCAGACGAACACGTCGAAGAGCCTCCTGCGCGCGCTGGCCAACACCGGCAAGGGCGGCGTGCTCTGGATGAACGGCGACGTCGTCTTCGACCCGCGCGTGCTCGGCCGTGCGATCGAGCTCATCGAGCGCGACCAGTCCTTCGTGACCGTCAACACCTCGAAGGTCAGCGACGAAGAGGTCAAGTACACCGTCACGCCGGGGGGCCACATCAAGGAGCTCTCGAAGACCGTCAAGGGCGGCATCGGCGAGGCTGTGGGCATCAACTACATCTCGAGCCGCGACAAGAAGGCGTTCATGCGCCAGCTGACGCGCGTCGACGACCAGGACTACTTCGAGCGCGGTCTCGAGCTCGCGATCGCCGAGGACGGCCTGCTGCTGGAGCCCCTCGACATCTCCGACCTCTACGCGGTCGAGGTCGACTTCGCCGAGGATCTCGAGCGCGCCAACCTGTTCGTCTGA
- a CDS encoding ABC transporter ATP-binding protein has translation MPSDLEVVASVAADIVVPPKPPLPRTEPAAAEPVAEPEAPASEAPAAEPEAPVAEPEARVAEPEAPASEASVAEPEALVTVFPVAEPETPVAAPESPRAAAPRAVRVPVPAPSPGTGGDALVLRGVTKRFGSTHAVEGIDLTVPAGTFYGLVGPNGAGKTTTLSMIAGLLDPDRGTIRVGGVDTAATPRAAKKLMGVLPDRLRTFDRLTGRQLLYYYGVLRGLPPAVVESRTADLARAFDLEEALGRSVSDYSAGMLKKVMLAGALIHSPRLLVLDEPFEAVDPVSSAVILDILSTYVAHGGTVILSSHGMELVERVCSRVAVIVAGQVLAEGTVDEVRGELTLEQRFVELAGGLSDVEGLEWLHTFSD, from the coding sequence ATTCCGAGCGATCTCGAGGTCGTGGCCAGCGTCGCCGCCGACATCGTCGTTCCGCCCAAGCCGCCGCTGCCGCGCACCGAGCCTGCGGCCGCTGAACCCGTCGCCGAGCCTGAGGCCCCGGCATCCGAGGCCCCCGCCGCCGAGCCTGAGGCCCCGGTCGCCGAGCCTGAGGCCCGGGTCGCCGAGCCTGAGGCCCCGGCATCCGAGGCCTCCGTCGCCGAGCCCGAGGCTCTGGTCACCGTGTTCCCCGTCGCCGAACCCGAGACGCCTGTCGCGGCGCCGGAGTCTCCCCGGGCGGCGGCGCCGCGCGCCGTGCGCGTGCCGGTGCCTGCGCCGTCACCGGGCACCGGGGGCGACGCGCTGGTGCTGCGCGGCGTGACCAAGCGGTTCGGCAGCACGCACGCGGTCGAAGGCATCGACCTCACGGTGCCCGCGGGCACGTTCTACGGCCTCGTCGGGCCCAACGGTGCCGGAAAGACGACGACGCTGTCGATGATCGCGGGCCTGCTGGACCCCGACCGCGGCACGATCCGCGTCGGCGGGGTCGACACGGCGGCGACGCCGCGCGCGGCCAAGAAGCTCATGGGCGTGCTGCCAGACCGGCTGCGGACGTTCGACCGGCTCACCGGCCGGCAGCTGCTGTACTACTACGGCGTGCTCCGCGGACTGCCGCCGGCGGTGGTCGAGAGCCGCACGGCCGACCTCGCGCGGGCTTTCGACCTCGAGGAGGCGCTCGGGCGGAGCGTCTCGGACTACTCGGCGGGCATGCTCAAGAAGGTCATGCTCGCGGGTGCTCTCATCCACTCCCCGCGGCTGCTGGTGCTGGACGAGCCGTTCGAAGCGGTCGACCCGGTGTCGAGCGCCGTCATCCTCGACATCCTCTCGACGTACGTGGCGCACGGGGGCACGGTGATCCTGTCCAGCCACGGCATGGAGCTCGTCGAGCGCGTCTGCTCGCGCGTCGCGGTGATCGTCGCCGGCCAGGTGCTCGCCGAAGGCACGGTCGACGAGGTCCGCGGCGAGCTGACCCTCGAGCAGCGCTTCGTGGAGCTGGCCGGCGGCCTCAGCGACGTGGAGGGGCTCGAGTGGCTGCACACGTTCTCCGACTGA
- a CDS encoding DUF3039 domain-containing protein codes for MSTPLDSPDQGGLATLDRELEELIREENIEPGDHERFSHYVKKDKILESAITGKPVRALCGKKWTPGRDPEKFPVCPTCKEIYESLGA; via the coding sequence ATGAGCACCCCTCTCGACAGCCCGGATCAGGGTGGCCTTGCGACCCTCGACCGTGAGCTCGAAGAGCTCATCCGCGAGGAGAACATCGAGCCGGGCGACCACGAGCGTTTCTCGCACTACGTGAAGAAGGACAAGATCCTCGAGTCGGCGATCACCGGCAAGCCGGTGCGCGCGCTGTGCGGAAAGAAGTGGACGCCGGGTCGCGACCCCGAGAAGTTCCCGGTCTGTCCCACCTGCAAAGAGATCTACGAGTCGCTGGGCGCCTGA
- a CDS encoding nicotinate phosphoribosyltransferase yields the protein MTLRQAQDGALRQAQDGALRQAQDGALRQAQDGAPAGARAGSSTALLTDRYELTMVDAALRDGTAERRCVFELFGRRLPGGRRFGVVAGTGRLLELIRDFRFGDDELRFLRDEHVVDAATLDFLEGYRFTGSITGYREGELYFPGSPILTVEGTFAEAVILETLALSVLNHDSAVATAAARMSIAAGDRPLAEMGSRRAAESSAVAAARAAHIAGFGATSNLEAGRRWGIPTMGTAAHSWTLLHDSEESAFRAQVVALGVGTTLLIDTYDIRTGVDTAVRVAGTELGGVRIDSGDLPTVAAEVRARLDELGATGTRITVTSDLDEYAIAALAASPVDSYGVGTSVVTGSGAPTAGMVYKLVARQDAAGGWVAVAKASTDKGSTGGRKAAFRTLDHGTATSELIVVSDGFEELDTAASHPEARGLQVPLVVDGEPDAAYEGTAGVEAARAHHARVREELPVRGLALSRSDPAIPTVYADAE from the coding sequence ATGACCCTTCGACAGGCTCAGGACGGCGCCCTTCGACAGGCTCAGGACGGCGCCCTTCGACAGGCTCAGGACGGCGCCCTTCGACAGGCTCAGGACGGCGCCCCCGCGGGCGCGCGCGCCGGCTCGTCCACCGCTCTGCTCACCGACCGCTACGAGCTCACCATGGTGGACGCCGCGCTGCGGGACGGCACCGCCGAGCGCCGGTGCGTCTTCGAGCTGTTCGGACGCCGCCTCCCGGGCGGGCGTCGCTTCGGCGTCGTCGCCGGCACCGGCCGCCTTCTCGAGCTGATCCGCGACTTCCGCTTCGGCGACGACGAGCTCCGCTTCCTCCGCGACGAGCACGTGGTGGATGCCGCGACCCTCGACTTCCTGGAGGGCTATCGCTTCACCGGCTCGATCACCGGCTACCGCGAGGGCGAGCTGTACTTCCCGGGCTCCCCCATCCTCACCGTCGAGGGCACGTTCGCCGAGGCGGTGATCCTCGAGACGCTGGCGCTGAGCGTCCTCAACCACGACTCCGCGGTGGCCACCGCTGCGGCCCGCATGAGCATCGCCGCCGGCGACCGGCCGCTCGCCGAGATGGGCTCCCGCCGGGCCGCCGAGTCCTCGGCCGTCGCGGCCGCGCGTGCGGCGCACATCGCCGGCTTCGGAGCGACGTCGAATCTCGAGGCGGGAAGGCGCTGGGGCATCCCCACGATGGGGACCGCCGCGCACTCCTGGACGCTGCTCCACGACTCCGAGGAGTCGGCCTTTCGCGCCCAGGTCGTAGCCCTCGGCGTCGGGACCACGCTGCTCATCGACACGTACGACATCCGGACGGGCGTCGACACCGCCGTCCGCGTCGCCGGGACCGAGCTCGGCGGCGTCCGCATCGACTCGGGCGACCTTCCGACGGTGGCTGCCGAGGTCCGTGCGCGACTCGACGAGCTCGGCGCCACCGGTACGCGCATTACTGTGACGAGCGACCTGGACGAGTACGCGATCGCGGCGCTCGCGGCATCCCCCGTCGATTCGTACGGTGTGGGCACGTCGGTCGTGACGGGCTCGGGAGCCCCGACCGCGGGCATGGTCTACAAGCTGGTGGCACGCCAGGATGCGGCCGGCGGCTGGGTCGCCGTCGCGAAGGCCTCCACCGACAAGGGCTCGACGGGCGGCCGCAAGGCCGCGTTCCGCACGCTCGACCACGGGACCGCGACCAGTGAGCTGATCGTGGTGTCGGACGGCTTCGAAGAGCTCGACACCGCGGCCTCGCATCCGGAGGCACGTGGGCTGCAGGTGCCCCTCGTCGTCGACGGCGAGCCGGATGCCGCGTACGAGGGCACTGCGGGCGTCGAGGCCGCTCGGGCCCATCACGCACGCGTGCGCGAAGAACTGCCGGTGCGCGGACTCGCGCTCAGCCGCTCGGATCCCGCGATCCCCACCGTCTACGCCGACGCGGAGTGA